GGTCGGCCCCACGCGCAGGCGCACGCCAGGCGGCTCATTCATCTGCCCGAAGACCATCACCGTCTTGTCCAGCACCCCCATCTGCTTCATTTCGTGCCAGAACTGCGTCCCCTCGCGGGTGCGCTCCCCCACGCCGGCGAACACCGAGAAGCCGCCGTGCTCCTTGGCCAAGCTGAACATGAGCTCGGCAATAATCACCGTCTTGCCGACGCCCGCGCCACCGAACACGCCGGTCTTGCCGCCTTTGGTGAACGGCGCCACCAAGTCGATGACCTTCAATCCCGTTTCGAAGAGCTCGGCCTGCGTGACCTGTTCCTCGAATGACGGGGCCGGCCGGTGGATGGGATAATACTGCTCTGCCTCCACCGGGCCGGCATTGTCGATGGGCTTGCCGAGCACGTTGACCATGCGGCCTAAGGTCTTGGGGCCCACCGGCACCATGATGGGCCCACCGGTATCCACCACGCGCATGCCCCCGCGCCTCACGCAAGTCCTCCGTTCTGCTCCAGGAACTGCCGGATGAGACGCCGCTGCGTCTTTTCGTCAACGGCCACCGTGTTGCGCAGCGTCTTGGGCGTCAGCTCCACGGCCAAATCGACTACCTGCTGGTGGAGATCCGCGACCAGTTGCTGTCGCTCTAACTCGATCTGTTGGCGTGCCTGCTGGCGGATCTCCTCCGCTTCGCGGCGCGCCTCGGCAAGGATGGACTCGCGCAGCTTCTCGGTCTCCTGGGCGATGCGCTTGGCTGCCTCCTGCGAGGCCTGGCGCGCCTGCTCTAACTCCCGCTGGAAGGCGACCCTTTGCACCTCTGCCTCCTCCTTGACCTTGTCGGCCTGGGCCAGCGACTCGCCGATCTTCTCCCGCCGCTCGCTCAGCATCTTGAGCACCGGCCGATACAGCAGCACACGAAGCACCAGAAGCAGCAGGACAAAATTGATCAGGTAGGCGATGAGGAGCGCAGGATCAATCCCCAGGGGTCTCAGTGCGTCCAAGAAGCAGCCCTCCTGTCAAGGCGTGCGCTTTCAGACCACAAACAAAAGGATCAAGGCCACCACCAGGGCATAAATGGCAATTGCCTCGGCAAAGGCGATGCCGATAAACATGCTCGTCTGAATCCGCGAGGTGGCCTCGGGATTGCGCCCAATGGATTGCAACGCGCCGAAAGTCAAGACGCCCATAGCGATACTGGGGCCGAAGGCTCCCAGACCTATGGCCAAACCCGCGGCAGGCAGCTTCATGGTCGAAGCATCCATAGTCCGTGCTACCTCCGTTTTCGTTCACTGCGTCTCGTGCTCTTTCCCCTCCTGGCCGTGGGCAGTAGTCGCAACAGTGAAAAACGCCAATGTCAGTATATAGAAAATGAAGGCCTGGATCAGCCCCACGAAGACTTCAAGCCCCAAGAAAGGCAACGTCAGCACCAGCGGCACCAGCGAAGCGAGCACCAGGAGCATCACCTCGCCGGCGAAGATGTTGCCAAAGAGTCGGAAGGAGAAGGAGATGACCTTG
The genomic region above belongs to candidate division KSB1 bacterium and contains:
- the atpF gene encoding F0F1 ATP synthase subunit B, whose product is MDALRPLGIDPALLIAYLINFVLLLLVLRVLLYRPVLKMLSERREKIGESLAQADKVKEEAEVQRVAFQRELEQARQASQEAAKRIAQETEKLRESILAEARREAEEIRQQARQQIELERQQLVADLHQQVVDLAVELTPKTLRNTVAVDEKTQRRLIRQFLEQNGGLA
- the atpE gene encoding ATP synthase F0 subunit C yields the protein MDASTMKLPAAGLAIGLGAFGPSIAMGVLTFGALQSIGRNPEATSRIQTSMFIGIAFAEAIAIYALVVALILLFVV